From Lepus europaeus isolate LE1 chromosome 3, mLepTim1.pri, whole genome shotgun sequence, a single genomic window includes:
- the MYMX gene encoding protein myomixer, producing MPAPLLPLLLRTLLSRLLLPAARLARQHLLPLLRRLAQRLGSQGTREALLGCLLFVLSQRQPPDASGEASRVDRPERKERLGRQK from the coding sequence ATGCCCGCTcccctgctgccgctgctgctgcgaACGCTGCTGTCCCGTCTACTGCTGCCCGCTGCCCGCCTGGCCCGCCagcacctcctgcccctgctgcgCCGGCTGGCTCAAcgcctgggctcccagggcacGCGCGAGGCTTTGCTGGGCTGCTTGCTGTTTGTCCTCAGCCAGAGACAGCCGCCAGACGCCTCTGGGGAGGCCTCCAGAGTGGACCGAccggagaggaaggagaggttaGGCCGCCAAAAGTGA
- the SLC29A1 gene encoding equilibrative nucleoside transporter 1 has protein sequence MTTSHQPQDRYKAVWLIFFMLGLGTLLPWNFFMTATQYFTNRLDMAQNMSLVTAERNKDIQASDAPAAPSPEHGPLSAIFNNVMTLCSMLPLLLFTCLNSFLHQRIPQSVRILGSLVAILLVFLVTAILVKVQMDALPFFVLTMVKIMLINSFGAILQGSLFGLAGLLPASYTAPIMSGQGLAGFFTSVAMICAIATGSELSESAFGYFITACVVVVLTIICYLGLPRLDFYRYYQQLKLEGPGEQETKLDLISKGEEPRAGKEESGATAPSSESASKGHSIRAILKNISVLAFSICFIFTITIGMFPAVTADVKSSIAGASAWGNYFIPVSCFLTFNIFDWLGRSLTTVFMWPGKDSRWLPGLVLARLVFVPLLLLCNVQPRHYLAVVFEHDAWYIFFMAAFAFSNGYLASLCMCFGPKKVKPAEAETAGAIMAFFLCLGLALGAVFSFLFRAIV, from the exons ATGACGACCAGTCACCAGCCACAGGACAG ATACAAAGCTGTCTGGCTTATCTTCTTCATGCTGGGGCTGGGCACACTGCTCCCCTGGAATTTTTTCATGACGGCCACTCAG TATTTCACAAACCGCCTGGACATGGCCCAGAACATGTCCTTGGTCACTGCTGAGCGGAACAAGGACATCCAGGCCTCGGATGCCCCCGCAGCGCCGTCGCCAGAGCACGGCCCTCTCAGTGCCATCTTCAACAACGTCATGACCTTGTGTTCCATGCTGCCCCTATTGCTCTTCACCTGCCTCAACTCCTTCCTACATCAGAG GATTCCCCAGTCGGTCCGGATCCTGGGCAGCCTGGTGGCCATCCTGCTGGTGTTCCTGGTCACAGCCATCCTGGTGAAGGTGCAGATGGACGCTCTGCCCTTCTTTGTCCTCACCATGGTCAAGATCATGCTCATAAACT CGTTTGGCGCCATCCTGCAGGGCAGCCTGTTCGGTCTGGCTGGCCTCCTGCCCGCCAGCTACACGGCCCCCATCATGAgtggccagggcctggccggCTTCTTCACCTCGGTGGCCATGATCTGCGCCATCGCCA CTGGCTCGGAGCTGTCAGAAAGTGCCTTCGGCTACTTTATCACAGCCTGTGTGGTTGTCGTTCTGACCATCATCTGTTACCTGGGCCTGCCCCGGCTG GACTTCTACCGCTACTACCAGCAGCTCAAGCTCGAAGGGCCCGGGGAGCAGGAGACCAAGCTGGACCTCATCAGCAAAG GAGAGGAGCCGAGAGCAGGCAAGGAGGAGTctggagccacagcccccagctcCGAGTCTGCCAGCAAAGGCCACTCCATCCGAGCCATCCTCAAGAAC ATCTCAGTCCTGGCTTTCTCCATCTGCTTCATCTTCACCATCACCATCGGGATGTTTCCCGCTGTGACCGCTGATGTCAAGTCCAGCATCGCCGGTGCCAGCGCCTGGG gGAACTACTTTATTCCCGTATCCTGTTTCTTGACTTTCAACATCTTTGACTGGCTGGGCCGAAGTCTCACGACCGTCTTCATGTGG cctgggaaagacaGCCGCTGGCTGCCGGGCCTGGTGCTGGCACGGCTGGTGTTCGTGCCGCTGCTGCTACTGTGCAACGTGCAGCCGCGCCACTACCTGGCCGTGGTGTTCGAGCACGACGCCTGGTACATCTTCTTCATGGCCGCCTTCGCCTTCTCCAACGGCTACCTCGCCAGCCTCTGCATGTGCTTCGGGCCCAA GAAAGTGAAGCCGGCTGAGGCCGAGACGGCGGGAGCCATCATGGCCTTCTTCCTGTGTCTGGGTCTGGCGCTGGGGGCCGTCTTCTCCTTCCTGTTCCGGGCGATTGTGTGA